From Sphingomonas bisphenolicum, one genomic window encodes:
- a CDS encoding peroxiredoxin-like family protein has translation MATLLTETLKDRFTALQAERERSWHPAQLAANAGQRRQLVERFDPAAIAQPGDILPPLSFAEVGGDTLDLDRLTANGPALFIFFRFAGCPACNIALPYYADTLHPALQDRQIPLVALSPQQPDRLRDIKTRHGLPFAVASDRDNGLARLLGISFQPDNRPSPPPAGWIGEVTGTNSWELPQPAALLVGPGRTLHWLHVSPDWLERPEAAEILDWIDGSFPS, from the coding sequence ATGGCGACACTTCTCACCGAAACGCTCAAGGACCGTTTTACCGCCTTGCAGGCGGAGCGCGAGCGGAGCTGGCACCCGGCCCAACTGGCGGCCAATGCGGGCCAGCGTAGGCAACTGGTCGAACGCTTCGACCCGGCGGCGATCGCCCAGCCGGGAGATATCCTGCCACCTTTGTCCTTCGCCGAAGTGGGTGGCGACACGCTCGATCTGGACAGGCTGACTGCCAATGGCCCGGCTTTGTTCATCTTCTTCCGCTTCGCCGGTTGTCCGGCCTGCAACATCGCCTTGCCCTATTATGCGGACACGCTGCATCCCGCGCTGCAAGACCGCCAGATTCCGCTGGTGGCGCTCAGCCCGCAGCAACCCGATCGCCTGCGTGATATCAAGACGCGCCATGGCCTGCCCTTTGCCGTGGCCTCCGACAGGGACAATGGCCTGGCGCGCCTGCTGGGCATCAGCTTCCAGCCCGACAATCGCCCATCGCCGCCGCCTGCCGGCTGGATCGGTGAAGTGACCGGCACCAACAGTTGGGAATTGCCGCAGCCCGCCGCGTTGCTGGTGGGGCCGGGGCGTACTCTCCATTGGCTCCATGTCAGCCCCGACTGGCTGGAGCGGCCCGAGGCGGCGGAGATATTGGACTGGATCGACGGCAGCTTCCCTTCCTGA
- a CDS encoding LLM class flavin-dependent oxidoreductase produces MTKRQLKLGLVPTGVGGPGDSNRWLDTDIPLDASVNIDWYIDVVRQAEAAKFDLVFIVDSQFITANSPPHYLNRLEPLTLLSALAVATKHIGLVGTLTTSYNDPFNLARRFASLDLISKGRAGWNVVTSGDAGTAGNFSQPDHFDYDTRYRRAVEFLDVARGLWSSWEEGALVRDRATGQFLDADKLHRLDHDGEFFQVVGPLNLQRSPQGEPVIFQAGDSDQGRDLGATIADAIFTHAATIEQGQAFYADLKGRAARQGRNPDEIVILPGFSVTVGDSDAHAKDIERHYRQLDQSFDQALAEFGRPFGWHDFRQYDPDAFFPVGALEHAKNSFYTQAKKVTDLAVQQGLTLRQAVEKARAGRGSPFVGSAETVANEIQRWFEGRALDGLNVHLGHPSQFKRFVEEVVPILQARGLFRTDYEADTLRGNLGLSIPASRHQQAPARRDAA; encoded by the coding sequence ATGACCAAGCGCCAATTGAAACTGGGCCTCGTCCCCACCGGCGTCGGCGGCCCCGGCGACAGCAATCGCTGGCTCGATACCGACATTCCGCTCGACGCCAGCGTCAATATCGACTGGTATATCGATGTCGTGCGACAGGCGGAGGCGGCGAAGTTCGACCTCGTCTTCATCGTCGACAGCCAGTTCATCACCGCCAACTCGCCGCCCCATTATCTCAACCGGCTGGAGCCGCTTACCCTCCTGTCGGCGCTGGCGGTGGCGACGAAGCATATCGGCCTCGTCGGCACGCTCACCACCTCCTATAACGATCCCTTCAACCTGGCCCGCCGCTTCGCCTCGCTCGACCTCATCAGCAAGGGACGCGCCGGCTGGAATGTCGTCACCAGCGGCGACGCCGGCACAGCGGGCAATTTCAGCCAGCCAGACCATTTCGACTATGACACCCGCTATCGCCGCGCCGTCGAATTTCTCGACGTGGCGCGCGGCCTCTGGTCGAGCTGGGAGGAGGGGGCCTTGGTCCGCGATCGGGCGACCGGGCAGTTCCTCGATGCCGACAAGCTGCATCGCCTCGACCATGACGGCGAATTTTTCCAGGTCGTCGGCCCGCTCAACCTCCAGCGCTCGCCGCAGGGCGAACCGGTGATCTTCCAGGCCGGCGACAGCGATCAGGGCCGTGATCTGGGCGCGACCATCGCCGACGCCATCTTCACCCATGCCGCGACGATCGAGCAGGGCCAGGCCTTTTATGCCGATCTGAAAGGCCGCGCGGCGCGGCAGGGGCGCAACCCGGATGAGATCGTCATCCTGCCGGGCTTCTCCGTCACTGTCGGCGATAGCGATGCGCATGCGAAGGATATCGAGCGTCACTATCGCCAACTGGACCAGAGTTTCGATCAGGCGCTCGCGGAGTTCGGCCGTCCCTTCGGCTGGCATGATTTCCGCCAATATGATCCCGACGCGTTCTTCCCGGTAGGGGCGCTTGAACATGCGAAGAACAGCTTCTACACGCAGGCGAAGAAGGTCACCGATCTTGCCGTCCAACAGGGGCTGACCCTGCGCCAGGCAGTGGAAAAGGCGCGCGCGGGTCGTGGCAGTCCCTTCGTCGGATCGGCCGAAACCGTGGCGAACGAAATCCAGCGCTGGTTTGAAGGGCGCGCGCTTGACGGGCTCAACGTCCATCTTGGCCATCCCTCACAGTTCAAGCGCTTCGTCGAGGAGGTCGTGCCAATCCTGCAAGCCCGCGGCCTGTTCCGCACCGATTATGAGGCGGACACGTTGCGCGGCAATCTCGGCCTGTCCATCCCGGCAAGCCGTCACCAACAAGCACCCGCCCGGCGGGATGCCGCCTGA
- a CDS encoding ABC transporter substrate-binding protein translates to MGASLLLSDRRTFLAGAAALGLAACGGAGKGGRTKLVLGDQVHLLQSKAEAAGALKGLAYDIEWANFVGAAPLLEALNAGAVDTAPAGDLPVVLAVAAGVPLKVIAGSISSTRDIGIVVPPGSPIRDVAGLPGHRVIVSSARGSISHYLLLEALKEAKVDRKSVDIGFMLPNDAAAAFAAGRIDAWATFGTYQIAAEARGARVLRDGQGINTGLSLIAASQAALDDPAKRAALKDVLARFRTASQWAQAHPDTYAVLFAKATGVDPKLAKLIVDRQNPVLVAPDAAVITPLQRVVDRFHADGELPVHVDV, encoded by the coding sequence ATGGGCGCATCGCTCTTGCTTTCTGATCGCCGGACCTTTCTCGCCGGTGCCGCCGCGCTCGGCCTCGCCGCCTGCGGTGGGGCCGGCAAGGGCGGCCGCACGAAACTGGTCCTGGGCGATCAGGTCCATCTGCTCCAGTCCAAGGCGGAAGCCGCCGGCGCGCTCAAGGGGCTGGCCTATGACATAGAATGGGCCAATTTCGTCGGCGCGGCGCCGTTGCTGGAAGCGCTCAACGCCGGGGCGGTCGATACTGCGCCGGCGGGCGACCTGCCAGTCGTGCTGGCGGTCGCGGCCGGCGTCCCGCTCAAGGTGATCGCCGGCTCCATCTCCTCCACGCGCGACATCGGCATCGTCGTGCCGCCCGGCTCGCCGATCCGCGACGTGGCCGGCCTTCCCGGCCACCGCGTGATCGTGTCGAGCGCGCGGGGCAGCATCTCCCATTATCTGCTGCTCGAAGCGCTCAAGGAGGCGAAGGTCGATCGCAAGAGCGTCGATATCGGTTTCATGCTGCCCAACGACGCCGCGGCCGCCTTCGCCGCCGGGCGGATCGACGCCTGGGCGACCTTCGGTACATACCAGATAGCGGCGGAAGCGCGCGGTGCGCGGGTGCTGCGCGACGGGCAGGGGATCAATACCGGCCTCAGCCTGATCGCCGCCTCGCAGGCGGCGCTGGACGACCCGGCCAAGCGCGCGGCGCTCAAGGACGTACTCGCCCGCTTCCGCACCGCCAGCCAATGGGCGCAGGCGCATCCCGACACCTATGCCGTGCTGTTCGCCAAGGCGACCGGCGTCGATCCCAAGCTGGCGAAGTTGATCGTCGATCGGCAGAATCCCGTTCTCGTCGCGCCCGACGCAGCGGTCATCACGCCGCTCCAGCGCGTGGTCGATCGCTTCCATGCCGATGGCGAATTACCTGTCCATGTCGATGTCTGA
- a CDS encoding class II aldolase/adducin family protein, which yields MATVLKDDRFRASGISEAEWKVRVDLAAFYRLSALYGWDDFLYTHISARVPGPDHHFLINPFGLMFDEIAASSLVKVDLDGNVIGDSDYGINYAGYVIHSAIHGARDDAHFIAHFHSADGVAVSAHAEGLLPLNQRALALIPRLSYHDYEGVALNLDERERLVADLGDTKVMLLRNHGTLALGASPGEAFSGIYHLEEACKAQVRTLSIGRDRVLIAPEEAQQEVRRQISRDRQPAEGAKSHHDLVWEAALRKAERQSPGFDA from the coding sequence ATGGCTACAGTCCTGAAAGACGATCGTTTCCGTGCATCCGGTATCAGCGAAGCAGAATGGAAGGTCCGCGTCGACCTCGCCGCCTTCTATCGCCTGTCGGCCCTCTATGGCTGGGACGATTTTCTCTACACCCATATCTCCGCCCGCGTGCCGGGGCCGGATCATCATTTCCTCATCAACCCCTTCGGCCTGATGTTCGATGAAATCGCCGCGTCCAGCCTGGTCAAGGTCGACCTCGACGGTAATGTCATCGGGGACAGCGACTATGGCATCAACTATGCCGGCTATGTGATCCATTCGGCGATCCACGGCGCGCGCGACGACGCCCATTTCATCGCCCATTTCCACAGCGCCGACGGCGTGGCCGTCTCCGCCCATGCCGAGGGATTGCTGCCGCTCAACCAGCGCGCGCTCGCCTTGATCCCGCGCCTTTCCTATCATGACTATGAAGGCGTAGCGCTCAATCTGGACGAGCGCGAACGTCTGGTCGCGGACCTTGGCGATACGAAGGTCATGCTGCTGCGCAATCACGGCACGCTGGCGCTCGGCGCGTCGCCGGGCGAGGCGTTCAGCGGCATCTATCATCTGGAGGAGGCCTGCAAGGCGCAGGTCCGCACCCTGTCCATCGGTCGCGACCGCGTGCTGATCGCACCGGAAGAGGCGCAGCAGGAAGTGCGCCGCCAGATCAGCCGGGATCGTCAGCCCGCGGAAGGCGCCAAATCCCATCATGATCTCGTCTGGGAAGCGGCCCTGCGCAAGGCCGAGCGCCAGTCGCCCGGTTTCGACGCCTGA
- a CDS encoding aliphatic sulfonate ABC transporter substrate-binding protein produces MARKNVVILSASLIAVAGIGLAAATFKRSDDKILRVANQKGQVRSMMIASGVLNGAPYTVEWSEFPAAQPLLEAVGGGAADLGLAADAPFIFAYQSGSPVKAIAVQAPANQASDALAILVKAGSPLKIAQDIVGKSVATTRGSIGHHLLLQALERAHIPADKVRVTFLPPGDAKAAFDSGAIDAWATWTPYTNVAIKEGARAVVDAKDYGLPLYIDVANADSIDPKRAMLADFLQREAKAVAWARAHPDQFAQVLAKETGLPLDIARASFDRNNRIAQPIDAKIIAHEQAITARFQKAGLTEGKREVAGAFDSSFGQVN; encoded by the coding sequence ATGGCCAGGAAAAACGTCGTCATCCTGTCGGCGTCCCTTATCGCGGTGGCGGGCATCGGGCTCGCCGCCGCGACCTTTAAGCGGAGCGATGACAAGATTTTGCGCGTCGCCAACCAGAAAGGGCAGGTCCGGTCGATGATGATCGCATCGGGCGTGCTGAACGGCGCGCCCTATACGGTCGAATGGTCGGAATTTCCCGCCGCCCAGCCATTGCTGGAGGCGGTCGGCGGCGGCGCGGCGGATCTGGGCCTGGCCGCCGATGCGCCCTTCATCTTCGCCTATCAGAGCGGCAGTCCGGTCAAGGCCATCGCCGTGCAGGCGCCAGCCAATCAGGCGAGCGACGCGCTCGCCATATTGGTCAAGGCCGGCTCGCCATTGAAAATCGCGCAGGATATTGTGGGCAAGTCGGTGGCGACGACGCGCGGGTCGATCGGCCATCATCTGCTACTGCAGGCGCTGGAACGCGCCCATATCCCGGCCGACAAGGTGCGCGTCACCTTCCTGCCACCGGGCGACGCGAAAGCGGCGTTCGACAGCGGCGCGATCGACGCCTGGGCGACCTGGACGCCTTACACCAATGTCGCGATCAAGGAAGGCGCGCGCGCTGTGGTCGATGCGAAGGACTATGGCCTGCCGCTCTATATCGACGTCGCCAACGCCGATTCCATCGATCCCAAGCGCGCGATGCTGGCCGACTTCCTCCAGCGGGAAGCCAAAGCGGTCGCCTGGGCGCGGGCGCATCCCGATCAGTTTGCACAGGTGCTGGCGAAAGAGACAGGCCTTCCGCTCGACATTGCCCGCGCCAGCTTCGACCGCAACAACCGGATCGCACAGCCGATCGACGCGAAAATCATCGCGCACGAACAGGCGATCACGGCCCGCTTCCAAAAGGCCGGGCTCACCGAGGGCAAGCGTGAAGTCGCGGGCGCTTTCGATTCAAGCTTTGGTCAAGTAAACTAA
- a CDS encoding TonB-dependent receptor plug domain-containing protein, whose product MKNTAYYLASSALTVVALAVSPASAQAVGIPDDAAADAGTIIVTGVRGAPRTVAESPAPIDVVSADKLQATGSAEFGEALSKLLPSLNFGSTHAGVFSIGRPVTNRGLAPAYTLVLVNGKRRHNGAFLSNSTADTSGANPVDIDLIPTSGIDRIEVLKDSAAAQYGTDAIAGVINIQLAQKEGLSGDFTYGTLYSANGKPDSWKGTIRYGTKIGDDGGFLTVSGDIRKRGGAWWNLAATDTNLYGLPAGRTIDQVVASSGLTREQVEANIADANARNAAWNRDGAHNGDPQIKAFNLSYNAELPVTDNATLYSFGTYGERDAQIGNNFRRPNSTANFTALFPDGYYPLNNIDETDFQFVGGLRGTLAGWDYDLSSSFGRNASRQFSKLSIRPSLGPDSPTTWPNLANFEFRQWTHNVDLHREFDIGFAKPLQVSIGGEYRLDRFRTFAGDPLAYEPATYTFQPGDQQYDWNVGRVASPVVQGAIVLSPDDEADISRKVYAGYVDLGIYPIDAWYIGAAVRAEHYSDGSGSPIGLKLNSRYEFSPALAIRGTVGTGFRAPSLTQIGYAQTDGRTSSFFNAETGQTELRPTVAKLVTADSNVGKLLGAKPLKAEKTWNAGLGIVFTPLPALSITLDGYYIKIKDRIERTGRLFGTGISAILAANGLSDIEQAEYFINAADTETKGFDLVADYSTGLGDFGKLGVTFAFNYSRTKVTDVVATPSQLFGANGASLLGAGSVFFGGDKIGELEVLQPHSKLVSTLNWSKGIFGLSITNTRYGKYTQRTAAGDDRYFGAKIITDLSVSAKVTDFATLSVGATNLFDVRPEKNGPGNPQTGQGYYGPSPFNPAGGYYYGRIALAF is encoded by the coding sequence ATGAAGAACACCGCTTACTATCTCGCATCCTCGGCGCTCACGGTTGTCGCACTCGCCGTCTCACCGGCATCGGCGCAGGCTGTTGGCATTCCTGACGATGCAGCGGCCGACGCCGGCACCATCATCGTCACCGGCGTCCGCGGCGCGCCCCGGACCGTGGCCGAAAGCCCGGCACCGATCGACGTGGTCAGCGCCGACAAGCTGCAGGCGACCGGCTCGGCCGAATTTGGCGAGGCGCTGTCCAAGCTGCTGCCGTCGCTCAATTTCGGTTCGACCCATGCCGGCGTCTTCTCGATCGGCCGCCCCGTGACGAACCGCGGTCTGGCGCCGGCCTACACGCTGGTGCTGGTCAATGGAAAGCGTCGCCACAACGGGGCCTTCCTCAGCAATTCGACCGCCGACACGTCCGGTGCGAACCCGGTCGATATCGACCTGATCCCGACCAGCGGCATTGACCGGATCGAAGTCCTCAAGGACAGCGCCGCCGCCCAATATGGCACCGACGCGATCGCCGGCGTCATCAATATCCAACTGGCGCAAAAGGAAGGGCTGAGCGGCGACTTCACCTATGGCACGCTCTATTCGGCCAATGGCAAGCCGGATAGCTGGAAGGGCACGATCCGCTACGGCACGAAGATCGGCGACGATGGGGGCTTCCTGACCGTCAGCGGCGACATCCGCAAGCGCGGCGGCGCCTGGTGGAACCTGGCTGCGACTGACACCAATCTCTACGGCCTGCCCGCCGGCCGCACCATCGATCAGGTGGTGGCCAGCAGCGGCCTGACCCGCGAACAGGTCGAGGCGAACATCGCCGACGCCAATGCGCGCAACGCCGCCTGGAACCGCGACGGCGCCCATAATGGCGACCCGCAGATCAAGGCGTTCAACCTCAGCTACAATGCCGAACTGCCGGTCACGGACAATGCCACCCTCTACAGTTTCGGCACCTATGGCGAGCGCGACGCGCAGATCGGCAATAATTTCCGTCGCCCCAACAGCACCGCCAATTTCACCGCGCTCTTCCCGGACGGCTATTATCCGCTCAACAATATCGATGAGACGGACTTCCAGTTCGTCGGCGGCCTGCGTGGTACGCTGGCGGGCTGGGATTATGATCTCTCCTCCTCCTTCGGCCGCAACGCCAGCCGCCAGTTTTCGAAGCTCTCCATCCGTCCGTCGCTCGGCCCGGACAGCCCGACCACCTGGCCCAATCTCGCCAATTTCGAATTTCGCCAATGGACCCATAATGTCGATCTGCATCGCGAGTTCGACATCGGTTTCGCCAAGCCGCTGCAAGTCTCGATCGGCGGCGAATATCGTCTCGACCGCTTCCGCACCTTCGCCGGCGATCCGCTCGCCTATGAACCGGCAACCTACACGTTCCAACCCGGTGACCAGCAATATGACTGGAATGTCGGCCGCGTTGCGTCGCCAGTGGTGCAGGGCGCGATCGTCCTTTCTCCCGATGATGAGGCCGACATCAGCCGCAAAGTCTATGCCGGCTATGTCGACCTCGGCATCTATCCGATCGACGCCTGGTATATCGGCGCAGCCGTCCGCGCCGAACATTATAGCGACGGGTCGGGCAGCCCGATCGGCCTGAAACTCAACAGCCGCTACGAATTCAGCCCCGCGCTCGCCATTCGCGGTACGGTGGGTACAGGGTTCCGCGCGCCATCGCTGACCCAGATCGGCTATGCCCAGACGGACGGCCGTACGTCGTCCTTCTTCAATGCGGAGACGGGCCAGACCGAATTGCGCCCGACCGTCGCCAAGCTGGTGACGGCGGACAGCAATGTCGGCAAGCTGCTGGGCGCCAAGCCGCTCAAGGCCGAAAAGACCTGGAATGCGGGCCTCGGCATCGTCTTCACGCCATTGCCGGCGCTATCGATCACGCTCGATGGCTATTATATCAAGATCAAGGACCGGATCGAGCGTACTGGCCGCCTGTTCGGCACCGGCATCTCCGCCATCCTGGCTGCCAATGGCCTGTCGGACATTGAGCAGGCCGAATATTTCATCAACGCCGCCGATACCGAAACCAAGGGCTTCGATCTTGTCGCCGACTATTCGACCGGCCTTGGCGATTTCGGCAAGCTGGGCGTCACCTTCGCCTTCAACTATAGCAGGACCAAGGTCACCGACGTCGTCGCCACCCCGTCGCAACTGTTCGGCGCCAATGGCGCGTCGCTGCTCGGCGCCGGCTCCGTCTTTTTCGGCGGCGACAAGATCGGCGAACTGGAAGTGCTCCAGCCGCACAGCAAGCTGGTCAGCACGCTGAACTGGAGCAAGGGCATTTTCGGCCTGAGCATCACCAACACCCGCTACGGCAAATATACGCAGCGCACGGCGGCGGGCGACGATCGCTATTTCGGCGCGAAGATCATCACCGACTTGAGCGTCAGCGCGAAGGTGACGGACTTCGCTACCCTGTCGGTCGGCGCCACGAACCTGTTCGACGTCCGCCCCGAAAAGAACGGGCCGGGCAATCCCCAGACCGGGCAGGGCTATTATGGCCCTTCGCCCTTCAACCCCGCAGGCGGTTATTATTATGGGCGCATCGCTCTTGCTTTCTGA